A DNA window from Gemmobacter fulvus contains the following coding sequences:
- a CDS encoding 4-hydroxyproline epimerase: MATHTFSCIDGHTCGNPVRLVSGGGPRLDGANMLERRAHFLREFDWIRTGLMFEPRGHDMMSGSILYPPTRPDCDVAVLFIETSGCLPMCGHGTIGTITMAIENGLITPREPGKLSIDAPAGKVDITYRQEGRFVEEVRLTNVPGFLYAEGLTAEVEGLGEIVVDVAYGGNFYAIVEPQKNFRDMADFTAGALIGYSPKLRAALNAKYEFVHPEHPAINGLSHIQWTGQPTVEGAHGRNAVFYGDKAIDRSPCGTGTSARMAQLAAKGKLKVGDEFVHESIIGSLFKGRVEAATTVAGRDAIIPSIAGWARMTGYNTIFIDDRDPFAHGFVVK, from the coding sequence ATGGCCACCCATACGTTTTCCTGCATCGACGGGCATACCTGCGGCAATCCCGTGCGGCTTGTCTCGGGCGGTGGCCCGCGCCTTGATGGGGCCAACATGCTGGAACGCCGCGCGCATTTCCTGCGCGAGTTCGACTGGATCCGCACCGGCCTGATGTTCGAGCCGCGCGGCCATGACATGATGTCGGGCTCGATCCTCTATCCGCCGACGCGGCCCGATTGCGATGTGGCGGTGCTGTTCATCGAAACCTCGGGCTGCTTGCCGATGTGCGGCCATGGCACCATCGGCACCATCACAATGGCGATTGAAAACGGCCTGATCACGCCGCGAGAGCCGGGCAAACTGTCGATTGACGCCCCGGCGGGCAAGGTGGATATCACCTACCGGCAAGAGGGGCGCTTTGTCGAAGAAGTGCGCCTGACCAATGTGCCGGGGTTCCTCTATGCCGAGGGCCTGACCGCCGAGGTGGAGGGGCTGGGCGAGATTGTCGTGGATGTGGCCTATGGCGGCAATTTCTACGCGATTGTGGAGCCGCAGAAGAATTTCCGCGACATGGCCGATTTCACGGCGGGCGCGTTGATCGGATATTCGCCGAAGCTGCGCGCCGCGCTGAATGCGAAATACGAATTCGTGCATCCCGAACACCCCGCCATCAACGGGCTGAGCCATATCCAATGGACCGGCCAGCCCACGGTCGAAGGCGCGCATGGCCGCAACGCGGTGTTTTACGGCGACAAGGCGATTGACCGCTCACCCTGCGGCACCGGCACCTCGGCGCGCATGGCGCAGCTGGCGGCCAAGGGCAAACTGAAGGTCGGGGATGAGTTCGTGCATGAATCCATCATCGGCAGCCTGTTCAAGGGCCGGGTCGAGGCCGCCACCACCGTGGCGGGCCGCGATGCCATCATCCCGTCCATCGCCGGATGGGCGCGCATGACCGGCTATAACACCATCTTCATCGACGACCGCGACCCCTTTGCGCATGGGTTCGTGGTGAAATGA
- a CDS encoding ABC transporter permease subunit, which yields MIRFIISKLLYLVPTFIGITIIAFGFVRVLPGDPVLLMAGERGISAERHAELAAQLGFDRPIWMQYFEFLGRLLQGDLGNSLVTKKPVMTEFLALFPATVELGLVAIILATAIGVPVGVIAAIKRGSWFDQVSMTAALVGFSMPIFWWGLLLIILFSGMLQWTPVSGRISLMFYFPQVTGFMLIDSLLSGQKGAFWSALQHLILPSVVLATIPLAVIARQTRSAMLEVMGEDYVRTARAKGMPPSRVVGVHALRNAMIPVITTIGLQIGVLMAGAILTETIFSWPGIGKWMIDSISRRDYPVVQSGLLLIAALVMLVNLLVDLTYGLINPRIRHK from the coding sequence ATGATCCGATTCATCATCAGCAAGCTGCTTTATCTGGTGCCGACCTTTATCGGCATCACCATCATCGCCTTTGGCTTCGTGCGGGTTCTGCCCGGCGACCCGGTGCTGCTGATGGCGGGGGAACGCGGCATTTCGGCGGAACGCCATGCCGAACTCGCCGCCCAGCTTGGCTTTGACCGGCCGATCTGGATGCAATATTTCGAATTCCTTGGCCGGTTGCTGCAAGGCGACCTTGGCAATTCGCTGGTTACCAAAAAGCCGGTGATGACAGAATTTCTGGCCCTGTTCCCGGCAACGGTCGAACTCGGTCTGGTGGCGATCATCCTTGCCACCGCCATCGGTGTGCCGGTGGGCGTGATTGCGGCGATCAAGCGCGGCTCGTGGTTCGATCAGGTGTCGATGACGGCGGCGCTGGTCGGCTTTTCCATGCCGATCTTCTGGTGGGGCCTGCTGCTGATCATCCTGTTTTCGGGCATGTTGCAATGGACCCCGGTGTCGGGGCGCATTTCGCTGATGTTCTACTTCCCGCAGGTCACCGGCTTCATGCTGATCGACAGCCTGCTGTCGGGGCAGAAGGGGGCGTTCTGGTCGGCGCTGCAACACCTGATCCTGCCCTCGGTCGTGCTGGCCACGATTCCGCTGGCGGTGATCGCACGGCAGACGCGCTCGGCCATGCTGGAGGTGATGGGCGAAGACTATGTGCGCACCGCCCGCGCCAAGGGTATGCCGCCCAGCCGCGTGGTGGGCGTACATGCGCTGCGCAATGCGATGATCCCGGTGATCACCACCATCGGCTTGCAGATCGGTGTGCTGATGGCCGGGGCGATCCTGACCGAGACGATCTTTTCCTGGCCCGGCATCGGCAAATGGATGATCGATTCCATCTCGCGCCGGGATTATCCGGTGGTGCAAAGCGGGCTGCTGCTGATTGCGGCGCTGGTGATGCTTGTCAATCTGCTGGTCGATCTGACCTATGGCCTCATCAATCCGAGGATCCGCCACAAATGA
- a CDS encoding ABC transporter permease subunit, which yields MSDTVIKLSDWAIRRQMLADFWFYFRQNRGAVVGMWVFLGLVLLALFAQVIAPHDPTQQYRDALLVPPVWQEGGRAGFWLGTDAVGRDMLSRLIYGAQYSLFIGIVVVSIALVGGIFVGLLAGFFGGWVDTVIMRVMDVILAFPSLLLALVLVAVLGPGLTNAMIAIAIVYQPHFARLTRAAVMGEKQREYVTAARVAGAGRLRLMFKTILPNCLAPLIVQATLSFSSAVLDSAALGFLGMGAQPPASEWGTMLAEAREFILRAWWVVTLPGLAILISVLAINLMGDGLRDALDPKLKRS from the coding sequence ATGAGCGATACTGTCATCAAACTGAGTGACTGGGCGATCCGCCGTCAGATGCTGGCCGATTTCTGGTTCTATTTCCGCCAGAACCGCGGCGCTGTCGTCGGCATGTGGGTGTTTCTGGGGCTGGTGCTGCTGGCGCTGTTTGCCCAGGTCATCGCGCCGCATGATCCGACGCAGCAATACCGCGATGCGCTGCTGGTGCCGCCGGTCTGGCAAGAGGGCGGGCGGGCCGGGTTCTGGCTCGGCACCGATGCCGTGGGCCGGGACATGCTGTCGCGGCTGATCTATGGCGCGCAATATTCGCTGTTCATCGGCATTGTCGTTGTGTCCATCGCGCTGGTGGGCGGCATCTTTGTCGGCCTCTTGGCCGGGTTCTTCGGCGGCTGGGTCGATACCGTCATCATGCGGGTGATGGATGTCATCCTCGCCTTTCCGTCGCTGTTGCTGGCGCTGGTGCTGGTGGCGGTGCTGGGGCCGGGGCTGACCAATGCGATGATTGCCATTGCCATCGTCTATCAGCCGCATTTTGCCCGTCTGACCCGCGCGGCGGTGATGGGCGAAAAGCAGCGCGAATATGTGACGGCGGCGCGGGTGGCCGGGGCAGGGCGGTTGCGCCTGATGTTCAAGACCATCCTGCCGAACTGCCTTGCGCCGCTGATCGTGCAGGCCACGCTGTCTTTCTCGTCTGCCGTGCTGGACAGTGCCGCGCTTGGCTTTCTGGGCATGGGCGCACAGCCGCCCGCCTCGGAATGGGGCACCATGCTGGCCGAGGCGCGCGAATTCATCCTGCGCGCCTGGTGGGTGGTCACGCTGCCCGGTCTGGCGATCCTGATTTCGGTGCTGGCGATCAACCTGATGGGCGACGGGCTGCGCGATGCCCTTGACCCGAAACTGAAGCGGAGCTGA
- a CDS encoding ABC transporter ATP-binding protein: MALLSIKNLTVRFATAAGSFTAVDGIDVSVDGREVLAIVGESGSGKSVSMLAVMGLLPDTATVTADEMTYDGRNLLTMTATERRRLIGREITMIFQEPIASLNPSFTVGFQIEEVLRLNLGMDRRAAHARALELFNAVGIPEPETKLKAYPHQMSGGQCQRVMIAIAIASNPRLLIADEPTTALDVTIQKQILDLLMDLQEKHGMALILITHDMGVVAETADRVVVQYKGRKMEEADVLSLFENPQNSYTRALLSALPENATGDRLPTVADFMAAEARQ; encoded by the coding sequence ATGGCACTGTTGAGCATCAAGAACCTGACCGTGCGCTTTGCCACGGCGGCGGGGTCGTTCACCGCCGTGGACGGGATCGACGTGTCGGTGGACGGGCGCGAGGTTCTGGCCATCGTCGGCGAAAGCGGTTCGGGCAAATCGGTGTCGATGCTGGCGGTGATGGGGCTTCTGCCCGATACCGCCACCGTCACCGCCGACGAGATGACCTATGATGGCCGCAACCTGCTGACCATGACCGCGACCGAGCGGCGCCGCCTGATCGGGCGCGAGATCACCATGATTTTTCAGGAACCGATTGCCTCGCTCAACCCCTCGTTCACCGTGGGGTTCCAGATCGAGGAGGTGCTGCGCCTGAACCTTGGCATGGATCGCCGGGCGGCCCATGCCCGCGCGCTGGAGCTGTTCAACGCCGTCGGCATCCCCGAGCCGGAAACCAAGCTGAAGGCCTATCCGCATCAGATGTCGGGCGGGCAATGCCAGCGGGTGATGATCGCCATTGCCATCGCCAGTAACCCGCGCCTGCTGATCGCGGATGAACCGACGACGGCGCTGGATGTGACGATCCAGAAGCAGATCCTTGATCTGCTGATGGATCTTCAGGAAAAGCACGGCATGGCGCTCATCCTCATCACGCATGACATGGGCGTGGTGGCCGAAACCGCCGACCGGGTGGTGGTGCAATACAAGGGCCGCAAGATGGAGGAGGCCGATGTGCTGAGCCTGTTTGAAAACCCGCAGAATTCCTATACCCGCGCGCTGCTGTCGGCCCTGCCGGAAAATGCGACGGGCGACCGGCTGCCGACTGTGGCCGATTTCATGGCAGCGGAGGCCCGGCAATGA
- a CDS encoding GntR family transcriptional regulator — translation MALKAVDVSKTVSAGGIVFEALRRAIIEGELKDGDPLRQDEIARLFNTSRIPVREAITMLEQQGLVKTQRYKGAVVLGLSMTDAAEIFDFRCLVEAHVMRMAVPRMTPAVIEEARAICAAFSAADDPMQWGDLNRAFHATLYRSSALPFHLATLDNAMDRLDRYLRAQLLLTEGHGRANAEHLGILAACAKGDAESAAVLTVAHIRGAHASLREHLSRIKAQFSSPPQP, via the coding sequence ATGGCCTTGAAAGCTGTGGATGTATCCAAGACGGTTTCGGCGGGTGGCATCGTGTTCGAGGCCCTGCGCCGCGCCATCATCGAGGGCGAGTTGAAAGACGGCGATCCGCTGCGGCAGGATGAAATCGCCCGCCTGTTCAACACCAGCCGCATCCCGGTGCGCGAAGCCATCACTATGCTGGAACAGCAGGGGCTGGTGAAAACCCAGCGCTACAAGGGCGCGGTGGTTCTGGGCCTGTCAATGACGGATGCCGCCGAGATTTTCGATTTCCGATGTCTGGTCGAGGCGCATGTGATGCGCATGGCGGTGCCACGCATGACGCCTGCGGTGATCGAAGAGGCCCGCGCGATCTGCGCAGCCTTTTCGGCGGCGGATGATCCGATGCAATGGGGCGATCTGAACCGCGCCTTTCATGCCACGCTCTACCGCTCCAGCGCCCTGCCCTTCCATCTGGCGACGCTCGACAATGCGATGGACCGGCTGGACCGCTATCTGCGCGCGCAGCTGTTGCTGACCGAAGGCCATGGCCGCGCCAATGCCGAGCATCTGGGGATTCTGGCGGCCTGCGCCAAAGGCGATGCCGAGTCAGCGGCGGTGCTGACGGTGGCGCATATCCGCGGTGCCCATGCCTCGCTGCGTGAACACCTGTCGCGCATCAAGGCGCAGTTCAGCAGCCCGCCGCAACCATAA
- a CDS encoding M24 family metallopeptidase, whose protein sequence is MTDLSAALSRFVPVTAPAIEDAELRARIAGLQARMQAGGVKAVWLDASSSLIYYTGLTLGLSERIHGALVPAAGPLTYVSPVFEAPKLQTLLRVPGEFLLWEEHESPYAHIAAWLAGLAAPGAGLALDPATPFVFAAALMQAVAGPVTSAQPMIVAQRQIKSAAELALIQTAMSASLSVQKAVHAGLRPGISTTEVADFITAAHSALGLKPLFAAVQFGEATAYPHGVPHPQKLVEGDMVLVDMGGILHGYRSDITRSYVFGAPTARQRQLWELERQAQLAAFAAARLGVPCAGVDAAARRVLTEAGFGPGYQVPGLPHRTGHGLGLDIHEEPYIVEGNATPLAPGMCFSIEPMLCVYGECGVRLEDIVYMTESGPRWFVPPASRLEDPFAPDPD, encoded by the coding sequence ATGACAGATCTTTCTGCTGCCCTATCCCGGTTTGTGCCGGTTACTGCCCCTGCCATTGAGGATGCCGAACTGCGCGCCCGGATCGCCGGATTGCAGGCGCGGATGCAGGCAGGCGGTGTGAAGGCGGTCTGGCTGGATGCGTCGTCGTCGCTGATCTATTATACCGGGCTGACGCTGGGACTGTCAGAACGTATCCATGGTGCGCTGGTGCCTGCGGCAGGGCCGCTGACCTATGTATCGCCGGTGTTCGAGGCCCCGAAGCTGCAAACCCTGCTGCGCGTTCCCGGTGAGTTTCTTCTGTGGGAGGAGCATGAAAGCCCCTATGCCCATATCGCCGCCTGGCTGGCAGGGCTTGCTGCCCCCGGCGCGGGGCTGGCGCTGGATCCGGCCACGCCCTTTGTCTTTGCGGCGGCGTTGATGCAGGCGGTGGCGGGGCCAGTCACCTCGGCGCAGCCGATGATCGTGGCGCAGCGCCAGATCAAATCCGCCGCCGAACTTGCCCTGATCCAGACTGCGATGTCTGCCAGCCTGTCGGTGCAGAAAGCGGTTCATGCCGGGCTGCGGCCCGGCATCTCGACCACCGAAGTCGCTGATTTCATTACCGCTGCCCATTCTGCCCTTGGCCTGAAGCCGCTGTTTGCCGCCGTGCAGTTTGGCGAGGCGACGGCCTATCCGCATGGCGTGCCGCATCCGCAAAAGCTGGTTGAGGGCGATATGGTGCTGGTCGATATGGGTGGCATCCTGCACGGCTATCGGTCCGACATCACGCGCAGCTATGTGTTCGGCGCGCCCACCGCCCGCCAGCGCCAGTTGTGGGAACTGGAGCGGCAGGCACAGCTTGCCGCCTTTGCCGCCGCCCGTCTGGGGGTGCCCTGTGCCGGGGTGGATGCCGCCGCGCGCCGGGTGCTGACCGAAGCGGGATTCGGCCCCGGCTATCAGGTGCCCGGCCTGCCGCATCGCACCGGTCATGGTTTGGGGCTCGATATTCACGAGGAACCGTATATCGTGGAGGGCAATGCAACCCCGCTTGCGCCGGGCATGTGCTTTTCCATCGAGCCGATGCTCTGTGTCTATGGCGAATGCGGGGTTCGGCTGGAAGACATTGTATATATGACGGAATCCGGGCCGCGCTGGTTCGTGCCCCCGGCCTCGCGGCTGGAGGATCCCTTCGCCCCCGATCCCGATTGA
- a CDS encoding ABC transporter substrate-binding protein: MKLLTRSLIAASALAMTTAMPALAKTFVYCSEASPEGFDPSPYTAGGTFDASAHPIFNRLVEFKKGTTEIEPGLAESWEVSADGLEYTFKLRQGVKFHSSETFTPTRDFNADDVVFSYMRQASADHPWNQYIAGITYEYYNSMDMPALIKEIVKVDDYTVKFVLNRPEAPFMANIAMPFASIVSKEYADALEAAGTKEDLNNLPIGTGPFKFVAYQKDAVIRYTKNTEYWGEQAKIDDLIFAITPDAAVRLQKLKAGECHLMPYPSPADLDTIRADSTLKMDEQAGLNVAYLAYNTTVAPFDNPKVRKALNMAINKDAIIEAVFQGAGQPAKNPIPPTMWSYNDAVTDDAYDPEAAKKMLEEEGVKDLAMKVWAMPVQRPYMPNARRTAELMQEDFAKVGVTVEIVSYEWGEYLKKSTEVARDGAVILGWTGDNGDPDNFLGVLLSCGATGEGGANRAQWCNEDFSALLSKAKQTSDVAERTKLYEEAQVIFKDQAPWATLAHSTAFVPMSAKVSGFVMSPLGDFTFDTVDLAE; this comes from the coding sequence ATGAAACTGCTGACGCGTAGCCTTATTGCGGCTTCGGCCCTGGCGATGACCACCGCCATGCCCGCCCTTGCCAAAACCTTCGTCTACTGCTCGGAAGCCTCGCCCGAAGGGTTCGATCCGTCGCCCTACACGGCAGGCGGCACCTTTGATGCCTCGGCCCACCCGATCTTCAACCGTCTGGTGGAGTTCAAGAAGGGCACGACCGAGATCGAGCCGGGTCTGGCCGAATCGTGGGAAGTTTCGGCCGATGGTCTGGAATATACCTTCAAGCTGCGTCAGGGCGTGAAGTTCCACTCCAGTGAAACCTTCACCCCGACCCGCGATTTCAATGCGGATGACGTGGTGTTCAGCTATATGCGCCAGGCTTCGGCGGATCACCCGTGGAACCAGTATATCGCCGGCATCACCTACGAATATTACAATTCGATGGATATGCCCGCGCTGATCAAAGAGATCGTCAAGGTCGATGATTACACGGTGAAATTCGTGCTGAACCGGCCCGAAGCGCCGTTCATGGCCAATATCGCCATGCCCTTCGCCTCGATCGTGTCGAAAGAATATGCCGATGCGCTGGAAGCTGCAGGCACCAAGGAAGACCTGAACAACCTGCCGATCGGCACTGGCCCGTTCAAGTTCGTCGCCTATCAGAAAGACGCGGTGATCCGGTATACCAAGAACACCGAATACTGGGGCGAACAGGCCAAGATCGACGATCTGATCTTTGCGATCACCCCGGATGCTGCTGTGCGCCTGCAAAAGCTGAAGGCCGGCGAATGCCACCTGATGCCCTATCCGTCGCCCGCCGATCTGGATACGATCCGCGCCGACAGCACGCTGAAGATGGACGAGCAGGCCGGGCTGAACGTTGCCTATCTCGCCTATAACACCACCGTTGCCCCCTTCGACAATCCGAAGGTGCGTAAGGCGCTGAACATGGCGATCAACAAGGACGCCATCATCGAGGCCGTGTTCCAGGGCGCAGGCCAGCCCGCCAAGAACCCGATCCCGCCGACCATGTGGTCGTATAACGACGCGGTGACGGATGACGCCTATGATCCCGAAGCCGCCAAGAAGATGCTGGAAGAAGAAGGCGTCAAGGATCTGGCGATGAAGGTCTGGGCGATGCCGGTGCAGCGTCCCTACATGCCCAACGCCCGCCGCACCGCCGAACTGATGCAGGAAGATTTCGCCAAGGTCGGTGTGACGGTGGAAATCGTCAGCTACGAATGGGGCGAATACCTGAAGAAGTCGACCGAAGTGGCCCGCGACGGTGCGGTGATCCTCGGCTGGACCGGCGACAACGGTGACCCGGACAACTTCCTCGGCGTGCTGCTGTCCTGCGGTGCGACTGGCGAAGGCGGGGCCAACCGCGCGCAATGGTGCAATGAGGACTTCTCGGCGCTGCTGTCGAAAGCCAAGCAGACCTCCGATGTGGCCGAGCGCACCAAGCTCTATGAAGAGGCACAGGTGATCTTCAAGGATCAGGCGCCGTGGGCCACGCTGGCACACTCCACCGCCTTCGTGCCGATGTCGGCCAAGGTCTCGGGCTTCGTGATGAGCCCGCTGGGTGATTTCACCTTCGATACCGTCGATCTGGCGGAATAA
- a CDS encoding ATP-binding cassette domain-containing protein yields MTIVVEGTALTQDYIVGGGMFSGAKTVRAVKGVDFAVERGKTLAIVGESGSGKSTLARIIALIDPPSGGVLKVAGRVVDIGRKRLTPDMRSKVQMVFQNPYGSLNPRQKVGDVLMEPLLINTAMPASERRERAEAMLAKVGLMPEHFNRYPHMFSGGQRQRIAIARALMLNPALLVLDEPVSALDLSVQAQVLNLLADLQDEFNLTYVFISHDLSVVRYIADDVLVLSKGEAVEQGSREALFADPQHPYTRQLFAATPVTDVAAIRARVERRRLARAGV; encoded by the coding sequence ATGACCATTGTGGTGGAAGGTACGGCGCTGACGCAGGATTACATTGTCGGGGGCGGCATGTTCTCGGGCGCGAAAACCGTGCGCGCGGTGAAGGGCGTCGATTTCGCGGTGGAACGCGGCAAGACGCTGGCCATCGTGGGCGAAAGCGGGTCGGGCAAATCGACGCTGGCGCGCATCATCGCGCTGATTGATCCGCCCTCTGGCGGTGTGCTGAAAGTGGCGGGGCGGGTGGTCGATATCGGCCGCAAGCGGCTGACGCCGGACATGCGCTCCAAGGTGCAGATGGTGTTCCAGAACCCCTATGGCAGTCTGAACCCGCGCCAGAAGGTCGGTGATGTGCTGATGGAACCCTTGCTGATCAACACCGCCATGCCCGCGTCGGAACGGCGCGAGCGGGCCGAGGCGATGCTGGCCAAGGTCGGCCTGATGCCCGAACATTTCAACCGCTATCCGCATATGTTTTCGGGCGGCCAGCGGCAGCGCATCGCCATTGCGCGGGCGCTGATGCTGAACCCGGCGCTGCTGGTGCTGGATGAACCCGTTTCGGCGCTGGATCTTTCGGTGCAGGCGCAGGTGCTCAACCTGCTGGCCGATCTGCAGGATGAATTCAACCTGACCTATGTGTTCATCAGCCATGACCTGTCGGTGGTGCGCTATATCGCCGATGACGTGCTGGTGCTGAGCAAGGGCGAGGCGGTGGAGCAGGGCAGCCGCGAGGCGCTGTTTGCCGATCCGCAGCACCCCTATACCCGGCAGTTGTTTGCCGCGACGCCGGTGACGGATGTGGCCGCCATCCGGGCACGGGTGGAACGCCGCCGTCTGGCCCGCGCCGGGGTCTGA
- a CDS encoding trans-3-hydroxy-L-proline dehydratase, which yields MRSSKTIHVISAHAEGEVGDVIVGGVAPPPGDTLWAQSRWIAQDQTLRNFVLNEPRGGVFRHVNLLVPPKHPEAAAAFIIMEPEDTPPMSGSNSICVSTVLLDGGILPMQEPVTEFTLEAPGGLVRVRAECRGGKAERIFVQNLPSFAGRLDAQLEVEGLGTLTVDTAFGGDSFVMVDAQALGFALTADEAHDIAVLGARITRAGTEQLGFHHPTNPDWRHYSFCLFAGPLTRDGTELRAGSAVAIQPGKVDRSPTGTALSARMAVLHARGQMGLEDRLTTVSLIGSTFAGRILGTTTLGDLPAIHPEISGRGWITGIHQHMLDPGDPWPEGYRLSDTWGAR from the coding sequence ATGCGCAGCAGCAAGACCATCCATGTGATTTCCGCCCATGCCGAGGGCGAAGTGGGCGATGTGATCGTGGGGGGCGTGGCCCCGCCACCCGGCGACACGCTCTGGGCGCAAAGCCGCTGGATCGCGCAGGATCAGACCCTGCGCAATTTCGTGCTGAACGAACCGCGCGGCGGTGTGTTCCGCCATGTGAACCTGCTGGTGCCGCCGAAACACCCCGAGGCGGCAGCGGCCTTCATCATCATGGAGCCGGAGGACACACCGCCGATGTCCGGCTCCAATTCCATCTGCGTCTCTACCGTGCTGCTGGATGGCGGCATCCTGCCGATGCAGGAGCCGGTGACGGAATTCACGCTGGAGGCCCCCGGCGGACTGGTGCGGGTGCGGGCCGAGTGCCGGGGTGGCAAGGCCGAACGCATCTTCGTGCAGAACCTGCCCAGCTTTGCCGGGCGGCTGGATGCACAGCTGGAGGTCGAGGGGCTTGGCACGCTGACGGTGGACACCGCCTTTGGCGGCGACAGTTTCGTGATGGTCGATGCGCAGGCGCTGGGGTTCGCCCTGACCGCCGACGAGGCGCATGACATTGCTGTTCTGGGCGCAAGGATCACCCGCGCAGGCACCGAACAGCTGGGCTTCCATCACCCGACCAACCCCGACTGGCGGCATTATTCCTTTTGCCTGTTCGCCGGGCCGCTGACCCGCGACGGCACCGAGCTGCGCGCCGGATCGGCGGTGGCGATCCAACCCGGCAAGGTAGATCGTTCGCCCACCGGCACGGCGCTGTCGGCGCGGATGGCGGTGCTGCATGCGCGCGGCCAGATGGGGCTGGAGGACCGGCTGACCACGGTCTCCCTGATCGGATCGACCTTTGCGGGGCGCATCCTTGGCACCACCACGCTGGGCGATCTGCCCGCCATCCACCCCGAGATTTCGGGGCGTGGCTGGATCACCGGGATTCACCAGCACATGCTGGACCCGGGCGACCCCTGGCCCGAAGGCTATCGGCTCAGCGATACCTGGGGCGCACGCTAA
- the lhpI gene encoding cis-3-hydroxy-L-proline dehydratase — translation MSIPARSILGGSARGPIIATTEALSFWGGVDPATGRIIDVHHPLHGTCITGGILMMPSTRGSCTGSGVLLDLALTGRAPAALLFCEDEDVVTLGALIAAEMFGHSLPVLRLTRAAFDALAAQPMAQIDATTITAGSLSLPVTPPATSALVLTPADQAMLAGAQGVAVQQAMRIICAMAANQGATRLIDVTQAHIDGCIYASPANLTFAEKMADLGAKVCVPTTMNAISVDRSNWQAQGVPPLFGRPAARLADAYVRMGCQPSFTCSPYLLDSAPHEGESIAWAESNAVIFANTVLGARTAKHPDFLDLCIALTGRAPLAGVYLDASRRARRIVEVELPEGIDDGFWPLVGYLAGQRAPDRIPLLRGLAAAAPGRDDLKALCAAFGTTSAAPMLHIAGVTPEADAPPAPDADHATITRADLRAAWQKLNAGPEAVELVAIGSPHASLSECRALAAALAGRAVQIAVIVTAGHAVIRQAGAEGTLAALLASGVQVLPDLCWCSISEPVFPPLTRALMTNSGKYAHYGPGLSGRAVRFGSLADCVTAALTGRAAVTLPDWLKD, via the coding sequence ATGAGCATTCCCGCCCGCAGCATCCTGGGCGGCAGCGCCCGCGGCCCGATCATCGCCACCACCGAGGCGCTGAGCTTCTGGGGCGGGGTCGATCCCGCCACCGGCCGCATCATCGACGTGCATCACCCGTTGCACGGCACCTGCATCACCGGCGGCATCCTGATGATGCCCTCCACCCGTGGCTCCTGCACCGGATCGGGCGTGCTGCTCGATCTGGCGCTGACCGGACGCGCGCCTGCCGCGCTGCTGTTCTGCGAGGACGAGGATGTGGTCACGCTGGGCGCGCTGATCGCCGCCGAGATGTTCGGCCACAGCCTGCCGGTGCTGCGGCTGACCCGCGCGGCGTTCGACGCGCTGGCGGCACAGCCCATGGCGCAGATCGACGCGACCACGATCACCGCAGGCTCGCTGTCGCTGCCGGTGACGCCGCCTGCCACTTCGGCGCTGGTGCTGACCCCCGCCGATCAGGCAATGCTGGCGGGCGCGCAGGGCGTGGCGGTGCAGCAGGCCATGCGCATCATCTGCGCCATGGCGGCCAATCAGGGCGCAACGCGGCTGATCGACGTGACGCAGGCGCATATCGACGGCTGTATCTACGCCAGCCCCGCCAACCTGACCTTTGCCGAAAAGATGGCGGATCTGGGCGCGAAGGTCTGCGTGCCGACCACGATGAACGCGATTTCGGTCGACCGCAGCAACTGGCAAGCGCAGGGCGTGCCGCCGCTGTTCGGCAGGCCTGCCGCGCGGCTGGCGGACGCCTATGTGCGCATGGGGTGCCAGCCCAGCTTCACCTGTTCGCCCTATCTGCTCGACTCTGCGCCGCACGAAGGCGAAAGCATCGCCTGGGCTGAATCCAATGCGGTGATCTTTGCCAATACCGTGCTGGGCGCGCGCACCGCGAAACACCCGGATTTCCTGGATCTCTGCATCGCGCTGACCGGGCGCGCGCCCTTGGCGGGGGTCTATCTGGACGCATCCCGCCGCGCGCGCCGGATCGTGGAGGTGGAGCTGCCCGAAGGCATCGACGACGGGTTCTGGCCGCTGGTCGGCTATCTGGCCGGGCAGCGTGCGCCGGACCGGATTCCGCTGCTGCGCGGGCTGGCCGCTGCCGCACCGGGGCGGGATGACCTGAAGGCGCTCTGCGCCGCCTTTGGCACCACTTCGGCGGCACCTATGCTGCATATCGCGGGCGTGACCCCCGAGGCCGACGCCCCCCCTGCCCCGGACGCCGATCACGCCACCATCACCCGCGCCGATCTGCGCGCGGCCTGGCAAAAGCTGAATGCCGGCCCCGAGGCGGTGGAACTGGTCGCCATCGGCAGCCCACATGCCTCGCTGTCGGAATGTCGGGCACTGGCGGCGGCGCTGGCCGGGCGCGCGGTGCAGATCGCGGTGATCGTGACGGCAGGCCATGCAGTGATCCGGCAGGCCGGGGCGGAAGGCACGCTTGCCGCGCTTCTGGCCTCTGGTGTGCAGGTGCTGCCCGATCTGTGCTGGTGTTCGATCTCGGAGCCGGTGTTCCCGCCGCTGACCCGCGCGCTGATGACCAATTCGGGCAAATACGCCCATTATGGCCCCGGCCTGTCGGGACGGGCCGTGCGCTTTGGCAGCCTTGCCGATTGTGTGACCGCCGCCCTGACCGGGCGCGCGGCGGTCACCCTGCCCGACTGGCTGAAGGACTGA